One stretch of Zhihengliuella flava DNA includes these proteins:
- a CDS encoding FtsX-like permease family protein: protein MLTLALANIRTYARRFVAVVLAVLIGTAFLAAAQMVNASTQASLEKSIGESYQGVDAVAELDWARYSGDGTGQLTTSDVQAAAAVNGVAAVRGEASYGARLDTGTTSLAVGVRQVSEEPWEPVNVVEGDTPTSNREILIDAISAEEAELAVGDTVTLLTGDSSTEVRVTVSGLAAPSMNPLTAATAQVYALPHLITATQPPEARRTVDALHLLLDDPASADVVLPRVGEALADSAAGPVSVRTAQEQTMAEVNSMAGGDEAVTWILLVFVLIALVVTALVVVNTFSVLLAQRSRELALLRTVGASRRQLNRSVLTEAFLVGLVASVLGVAVAWGVMSVLAAVARTALEAPFVTIAVPPLAMLGTVAVGIVLTMSAAWWPARRATRVAPLEAMRPQEAATESARLGWFRLSLGGLLALGGSGLLAWGALGGELLLGFAGGALSFIGVLLLAPLVILPAVRGLSRLTARGVPSRLAGLNAARNPARTAATATALMIGVTLVTMMMTGAQTAKATFDARLASEYPVDVTVDGQLAGVAFDQQDVDAVGGLDGVTAAVLLTPAAVSHAGLPLYAAATESLARVVNQPDYLPAAGQVVLPQGYREDVVVNTADGERTLEAIASQAVTLTPIVTPATAAEIVGEGAGDHQPVLWLKVDDALTPAQALDVRSAVASTLGIDEYSVSGGAIEKGLFTQIIDALLMVVVGLLAVAVLIAVVGVTNTLSLSVLERTRENSLLRALGLRAAQLRHMLSAEAILIGTTAALVGTVLGSIYGVLGVQSALSRMADTVISLPWWQLVGVLSVAVLASWLASVVPGRRSARLSPVEGLASD, encoded by the coding sequence ATGCTGACGCTGGCTCTGGCGAATATTCGCACGTACGCACGGCGGTTCGTCGCCGTGGTCCTCGCCGTCCTCATCGGGACCGCGTTCTTGGCCGCCGCCCAGATGGTGAACGCCTCGACTCAGGCCTCTCTAGAGAAAAGTATCGGTGAGTCCTACCAAGGCGTGGACGCCGTCGCGGAACTCGACTGGGCGCGGTACTCCGGCGATGGGACCGGTCAGCTGACGACGTCGGATGTTCAGGCCGCGGCGGCGGTCAACGGGGTCGCGGCCGTGCGCGGCGAGGCCTCCTACGGTGCGCGTCTTGACACGGGGACGACGTCGCTGGCCGTCGGCGTGAGGCAGGTGTCAGAGGAGCCGTGGGAGCCGGTGAACGTCGTCGAGGGTGACACGCCCACGAGCAATCGGGAGATCCTCATCGATGCGATCTCCGCCGAGGAGGCGGAGCTCGCCGTCGGCGACACGGTGACTCTGCTGACGGGAGACTCCAGCACCGAGGTGCGGGTCACGGTCTCGGGCCTCGCGGCGCCGAGCATGAATCCCCTGACGGCCGCCACCGCCCAGGTCTACGCCCTCCCCCACCTCATCACGGCGACTCAGCCGCCGGAGGCGCGCCGGACCGTGGACGCCCTGCACCTGCTCCTCGATGACCCGGCGAGCGCCGACGTCGTGCTGCCCCGAGTCGGCGAGGCACTTGCGGACTCTGCTGCGGGGCCGGTGTCGGTGCGCACTGCACAGGAACAGACCATGGCGGAGGTCAACAGCATGGCCGGCGGTGATGAGGCCGTCACGTGGATCCTGCTGGTCTTCGTCCTCATCGCCTTAGTGGTGACCGCGTTGGTCGTGGTGAACACCTTCTCCGTCCTCTTGGCCCAGCGCTCGCGCGAGCTGGCGTTGCTGCGCACCGTGGGAGCCTCCCGCCGGCAGTTGAACCGGTCGGTGCTGACCGAGGCCTTCCTCGTGGGCCTCGTCGCGTCGGTGCTGGGCGTCGCGGTGGCGTGGGGCGTGATGTCGGTGTTGGCCGCCGTGGCCCGGACCGCGCTGGAGGCGCCATTTGTCACGATTGCCGTGCCTCCTCTGGCGATGCTCGGCACGGTCGCCGTGGGCATCGTGCTCACCATGTCTGCCGCGTGGTGGCCGGCGCGCAGGGCCACCCGGGTGGCCCCCTTGGAGGCGATGCGCCCCCAGGAGGCGGCGACAGAGTCGGCGCGGCTCGGCTGGTTCCGCCTCAGCCTGGGCGGGCTTCTGGCGCTCGGTGGCTCCGGGCTGCTCGCGTGGGGCGCCCTGGGCGGCGAACTCTTGCTGGGTTTCGCCGGCGGCGCCCTGTCTTTCATCGGAGTTCTGCTGCTGGCACCACTCGTGATTCTGCCTGCAGTACGTGGGCTGTCTCGACTCACGGCACGCGGGGTCCCCTCCCGACTCGCCGGGCTCAACGCGGCCCGCAATCCCGCTCGCACCGCCGCCACGGCCACGGCGCTGATGATCGGGGTCACTCTGGTGACGATGATGATGACGGGCGCGCAGACGGCCAAGGCCACCTTCGATGCACGGCTGGCTTCGGAGTATCCCGTGGACGTCACCGTCGATGGCCAACTGGCGGGCGTCGCGTTCGATCAGCAGGATGTGGACGCGGTCGGCGGTCTGGACGGCGTGACGGCCGCCGTGCTGCTGACCCCGGCGGCCGTGTCTCACGCGGGGCTGCCGCTCTACGCAGCGGCCACGGAGAGCCTCGCCCGGGTTGTCAATCAGCCTGATTACTTGCCCGCTGCCGGCCAGGTGGTCCTGCCGCAGGGCTATCGCGAGGACGTGGTCGTCAACACGGCGGACGGCGAGCGCACGCTGGAGGCCATCGCGTCGCAGGCCGTGACGCTGACCCCCATCGTGACTCCGGCGACCGCAGCGGAGATCGTGGGTGAGGGAGCTGGGGACCACCAGCCGGTGCTCTGGCTCAAGGTCGACGATGCGCTGACGCCCGCCCAGGCGCTCGACGTCCGTTCTGCGGTGGCCTCCACGCTCGGCATCGACGAATATTCCGTGAGCGGTGGGGCCATCGAGAAGGGGCTCTTCACACAGATCATCGACGCCCTCCTCATGGTCGTCGTCGGCCTGCTGGCCGTCGCCGTCCTCATCGCCGTCGTGGGTGTGACCAACACGCTCAGCCTGTCCGTCCTCGAACGAACGCGTGAAAATTCGCTGCTGCGCGCGTTGGGACTGCGCGCCGCCCAATTGCGGCACATGCTCTCGGCGGAAGCCATCCTCATCGGCACGACGGCGGCCTTGGTGGGTACGGTTCTCGGCAGCATCTATGGGGTGCTGGGGGTTCAATCGGCGCTGTCACGCATGGCGGACACGGTCATCTCGCTGCCGTGGTGGCAGCTGGTAGGAGTGCTCAGCGTCGCCGTTCTCGCGTCGTGGCTCGCGTCTGTGGTCCCGGGCCGACGATCGGCCCGGCTCTCGCCCGTGGAAGGGCTCGCGAGCGACTAG
- the serA gene encoding phosphoglycerate dehydrogenase gives MSETKPVVLLAEELSPATIAALGPDFEIRRANGADRGELLSAIADVDAILVRSATQVDAEAIAAAQQLKVIARAGVGLDNVDIKAATQAGVMVVNAPTSNIISAAELTVGHVVSLSRHIPAANAALKNGEWKRSKYAGVELYEKTAGIIGLGRIGALVAARLQGFGMNVVAFDPYITAARAQQLGVKLVELDELLATSDFVTIHMPKTPETLGMLGADAFSKMKSSAYVVNVARGGLVDEDALYTALKDQQIAGAGIDVFVKEPSTDLPFFEFENVIVTPHLGASTEEAQEKAGVSVAKSVRLALAGELVPDAVNVAGGVIDESVRPGIPLIEKLGRIFTALTRDSLVSLDIEVAGEISTLDVKALELAALKGVFTDVVSEQVSYVNAPVLAEQRGVAARLITTTDSPEYRNVLNLRGSTSDGTQIAVSGTLTGPKQIEKLVGIDGFEIEIPIAEHLVVLRYQDRPGVVGSLGAILGERGVNIVGMQVAPNAETSEALVVLTVDNSLPEGTLEQVRHAVGADFAREVDLT, from the coding sequence GTGTCAGAAACCAAGCCCGTCGTTTTGCTCGCCGAAGAGCTTTCGCCCGCGACCATCGCGGCCCTCGGCCCGGATTTTGAGATCCGCCGTGCCAATGGTGCCGACCGCGGGGAGCTCTTGAGCGCCATTGCGGACGTGGATGCGATCCTCGTTCGCTCCGCTACACAAGTTGACGCGGAAGCCATTGCGGCTGCTCAGCAGCTGAAGGTGATCGCCCGCGCCGGCGTCGGACTGGATAACGTCGACATCAAGGCCGCCACCCAGGCCGGTGTCATGGTGGTCAATGCGCCGACCTCCAACATCATCTCCGCCGCGGAACTGACCGTGGGCCATGTCGTCTCCCTGTCTCGTCACATCCCGGCAGCCAACGCGGCCCTGAAGAACGGCGAATGGAAGCGTTCGAAGTACGCCGGAGTCGAACTGTATGAGAAGACGGCTGGCATCATTGGGCTCGGCCGCATTGGCGCGCTCGTCGCAGCGCGTCTGCAAGGGTTCGGGATGAATGTGGTGGCCTTTGATCCCTACATCACGGCAGCGCGCGCGCAGCAACTGGGCGTCAAGTTGGTTGAACTCGATGAGCTGCTCGCGACCAGCGACTTCGTCACCATTCACATGCCGAAGACGCCGGAGACCCTCGGCATGCTCGGCGCTGACGCCTTCTCCAAGATGAAGAGCTCGGCGTACGTGGTCAATGTGGCCCGCGGCGGCCTGGTGGACGAAGACGCGCTGTACACCGCGCTGAAGGACCAGCAGATCGCTGGCGCCGGCATCGACGTTTTCGTCAAGGAGCCGAGCACGGACCTGCCGTTCTTCGAGTTTGAGAACGTCATTGTGACCCCGCACCTGGGCGCGTCGACCGAAGAGGCGCAGGAGAAGGCGGGCGTTTCCGTGGCCAAGTCCGTGCGCCTGGCCCTAGCTGGCGAACTGGTGCCGGACGCCGTCAACGTGGCCGGCGGCGTCATCGACGAGAGCGTCCGCCCGGGGATCCCCTTGATCGAGAAGCTGGGTCGGATCTTCACGGCCCTGACGCGCGATTCGCTGGTCTCCCTCGACATCGAGGTGGCCGGGGAAATCTCCACCCTCGACGTCAAGGCACTGGAACTGGCCGCGCTCAAGGGCGTCTTCACAGACGTTGTTTCCGAGCAGGTGTCCTACGTGAACGCCCCGGTCCTCGCCGAACAGCGCGGTGTGGCGGCTCGCTTGATCACCACCACGGACTCACCGGAATACCGCAACGTCCTCAACCTGCGGGGTTCGACGAGCGATGGCACGCAGATCGCCGTCTCTGGCACGCTGACCGGCCCGAAGCAGATCGAGAAGCTCGTCGGCATTGACGGATTCGAGATCGAGATTCCCATCGCCGAGCATTTGGTGGTGTTGCGCTACCAGGACCGCCCCGGCGTCGTGGGTTCGTTGGGTGCGATCCTCGGCGAGCGCGGAGTCAACATCGTGGGCATGCAGGTCGCACCGAATGCCGAGACGTCGGAGGCCCTCGTGGTCCTCACCGTGGACAATTCCTTGCCGGAGGGGACGCTGGAGCAGGTTCGCCACGCCGTGGGCGCTGATTTCGCCCGCGAGGTGGACCTCACCTAG
- a CDS encoding sensor histidine kinase, with the protein MAWHRSADEWLRSHPAHVDAAVAGALWLVCAPLSLLFVAPWTDGTGLVLAFAISSLEILPLAWRRTRVTVSAGVIVLACLLHLALLPTYLPSVITVPLVVFTLAKYGRRWESAAGLALSLLGAVLSTIAFGAVQGSFSTTYLVFNALVIMLGMLVAWTWGDLSRTRRLALQTLQERAARLEREHAAERAAAAADERARIAREMHDVVAHSLSVMIAQADGGRYAAATSPDSARRALETIASTGRDSLAEMRRLLGVLRDDDATTYRPQPGLDDLDGLLDTIRSTGQAAELHVVGSAAGVLPQGAPLVAYRAVQEALTNVLKHAGPAADARVEVRYGHDGLSVNITDNGRGTSSRSEHPAGSGHGLEGMAERANLYDGTLTAGPLPRGGFAVRLFIPYSEEA; encoded by the coding sequence ATGGCATGGCATCGCAGCGCGGACGAATGGCTCCGCTCGCATCCGGCACACGTGGACGCGGCGGTCGCTGGAGCGCTCTGGCTTGTCTGCGCCCCATTGAGTCTGCTCTTCGTGGCCCCTTGGACGGACGGCACCGGCCTCGTCCTAGCGTTCGCCATCAGTTCACTTGAAATCCTGCCCCTCGCGTGGCGGCGCACCCGCGTGACGGTCTCCGCTGGCGTGATCGTCTTGGCGTGCCTGCTTCACTTGGCACTTTTGCCCACGTACCTGCCCTCAGTGATCACGGTCCCCCTCGTCGTGTTCACGCTGGCCAAGTACGGGCGACGCTGGGAATCAGCCGCGGGGTTGGCCCTCTCCCTGCTAGGCGCCGTCCTCTCCACCATCGCCTTCGGCGCCGTACAGGGCAGTTTCAGCACCACCTATCTGGTCTTCAACGCACTCGTCATCATGCTCGGCATGCTGGTCGCCTGGACGTGGGGAGATCTCTCCCGCACCCGCCGCCTCGCCTTGCAGACGCTGCAGGAACGGGCAGCGAGGCTCGAACGCGAGCACGCCGCCGAGCGCGCCGCGGCCGCGGCGGACGAGCGCGCGCGCATCGCGCGAGAGATGCACGACGTCGTGGCGCACTCCCTATCCGTCATGATCGCCCAAGCGGACGGCGGTCGCTACGCGGCCGCCACCTCACCCGACTCGGCACGCCGAGCGCTGGAGACCATCGCCTCCACGGGCCGTGACTCGCTCGCCGAGATGCGGCGACTGCTCGGCGTCCTCCGAGACGACGACGCCACCACCTACCGGCCGCAGCCAGGGCTGGACGACCTCGACGGCCTGCTGGACACCATCCGATCGACTGGACAGGCGGCCGAGCTTCATGTCGTGGGATCCGCGGCCGGGGTCCTCCCGCAGGGCGCCCCGCTCGTGGCCTATCGTGCCGTGCAGGAAGCCCTGACCAACGTCCTCAAGCATGCCGGGCCCGCGGCCGACGCCCGGGTGGAGGTCCGCTACGGCCACGATGGCCTCTCCGTGAACATCACGGACAATGGCCGCGGCACGAGCAGTCGCAGCGAGCACCCCGCAGGCTCCGGCCACGGGCTCGAGGGCATGGCTGAGCGCGCTAACCTCTATGACGGCACGCTCACCGCGGGCCCCTTGCCCCGCGGCGGATTCGCCGTCCGCCTCTTCATCCCCTACTCGGAGGAAGCATGA
- a CDS encoding ABC transporter ATP-binding protein, whose translation MTDAFSPSTPIPTGSAPAVSARGLTKVYGQGETQVRALDGIDIDFPAERFTAIMGPSGSGKSTLMHCLAGLDTATSGQVFISGQDLTSLNDAGLTRLRRDKVGFIFQSFNLVPTLTAEQNIVLPLDLAGTTYEQAWFDRVIGALGLETRLRHKPHQLSGGQQQRVAVARALLTRPDVVFGDEPTGNLDSATGAEVLSFLQASSRDFGQSIIMVTHDPVAASYADHVVLVRDGGVVGRLDEPSVDSVTAALAELSAGTSTPAPRRAGA comes from the coding sequence ATGACTGACGCCTTTTCCCCATCAACACCCATCCCCACCGGTTCCGCCCCCGCGGTCTCAGCACGAGGCCTCACCAAGGTCTACGGACAGGGCGAGACGCAGGTACGCGCCTTGGACGGGATCGACATCGACTTTCCGGCCGAGCGGTTCACGGCCATCATGGGGCCGTCCGGATCCGGAAAGTCCACGCTGATGCATTGCCTGGCTGGTCTGGATACCGCCACCAGCGGGCAGGTCTTCATTTCAGGCCAAGACCTCACCAGCTTGAATGACGCGGGGCTGACTAGGCTGCGGCGTGACAAGGTGGGCTTCATTTTTCAGTCCTTCAACCTCGTCCCGACGCTCACCGCAGAGCAGAACATCGTCCTGCCATTGGACCTTGCCGGGACCACGTACGAACAGGCCTGGTTTGACCGGGTGATCGGCGCCCTCGGCCTAGAAACGCGGCTTCGGCATAAACCCCATCAGCTCTCCGGTGGACAGCAGCAGCGAGTCGCGGTCGCGCGGGCGCTGCTCACCCGCCCCGACGTCGTCTTCGGCGATGAACCGACCGGAAACCTCGATTCGGCGACGGGAGCCGAGGTCCTGTCCTTCCTGCAGGCGTCCTCGCGCGACTTCGGGCAGAGCATCATCATGGTTACTCACGATCCGGTGGCGGCCAGCTACGCCGACCACGTCGTCTTGGTCCGCGACGGCGGCGTCGTCGGGCGATTGGATGAGCCCTCCGTCGATTCGGTAACGGCCGCCCTGGCTGAGCTCTCCGCGGGCACCTCCACCCCGGCCCCACGTAGGGCAGGTGCCTAG
- a CDS encoding response regulator, with protein sequence MTHAPGPIRIGLVDDQQLVRSGFKMLIDSQPDLEVVAEATDGREALASPALARADVVLMDVRMPEIDGIRATERLLAKADGAGPKIVVLTTFDLDEYALAAIQAGASGFLLKDAPPEELLEAIRTVHRGDAVIAPSTTRRLLQHVAPLLRSQTQEESPAHAAVASLTAREREVFELMAAGDSNPEIATRLFLSEATVKSHVRRILAKLDARDRVQAVVIAYSTGVVAP encoded by the coding sequence ATGACCCACGCACCGGGACCCATCCGGATCGGCCTCGTAGACGACCAGCAATTAGTGCGCAGCGGATTCAAGATGCTCATCGACTCCCAGCCGGACTTAGAAGTCGTGGCCGAGGCCACCGACGGGCGTGAGGCCCTCGCCTCGCCGGCGTTGGCGCGCGCCGACGTCGTGCTCATGGACGTGCGGATGCCGGAGATCGACGGGATTCGGGCGACCGAACGCTTGCTGGCGAAGGCCGATGGTGCGGGGCCAAAGATCGTCGTCCTGACCACCTTCGACCTCGACGAGTATGCCCTCGCAGCCATCCAGGCCGGCGCGAGCGGGTTCCTGCTCAAGGACGCCCCGCCGGAGGAACTGCTCGAGGCGATCCGAACGGTGCACCGCGGAGACGCCGTCATCGCCCCGTCGACGACGCGGCGCCTCCTGCAGCACGTGGCACCGCTGCTGCGTTCCCAGACTCAGGAAGAGTCTCCGGCCCACGCAGCCGTCGCCTCCCTCACGGCCCGCGAGCGCGAAGTCTTTGAGCTCATGGCCGCTGGCGATTCCAACCCGGAGATCGCCACCCGGCTGTTTCTCTCCGAGGCCACCGTGAAGTCCCATGTGCGGCGCATTCTGGCCAAGCTGGACGCCCGGGACCGGGTGCAAGCCGTGGTGATCGCCTATAGCACGGGCGTCGTGGCACCCTAG
- the metG gene encoding methionine--tRNA ligase, which translates to MTSTELNPYFITTAISYPNGVPHIGHAYEVIATDAMARFKRLDGYDVFFMTGTDEHGQKMLQTAQQQGVSPRELAQRNSDAFQQMNDELGISYDRFIRTTDPDHLDAAQEIWRRMEANGDIYLDKYAGWYSVRDEAYYAEEDTELREDGLRYATETDTEVTWTEEESYFFRLSAYQDKLLEHYRNHPDFGAPRSRFNEVIRFVERGLQDLSISRTTFDWGVPVPGNDAHVMYVWVDALTNYLTGAGFPDTDAASFTKYWPADVHVIGKDISRFHAIYWPAFLMSAGLELPERVMIHGFLHNNGVKMSKSLGNVIAPADFIGQYGLDTIRYFFLREVPFGADGSYSHEAIVGRMNADLANNLGNLAQRSLSMVKKNCGGQVPEPSAFSAADEQILQQAEALLKGVRDRFEKQEFSRALEEIWAVLGDANAYFAEQAPWVLRKTDEERMRTVLYVTLEVVRKVALLVQPVMPDAASQLLDVLGQPDGAARTFAAFGQPLTAGSELPAPSPIFPRYEEPAE; encoded by the coding sequence GTGACTTCCACCGAGCTGAACCCCTACTTCATCACGACCGCGATCTCCTACCCCAACGGTGTGCCCCATATTGGCCACGCCTACGAGGTCATCGCCACCGACGCCATGGCGCGGTTCAAGCGCCTGGACGGGTACGACGTCTTCTTCATGACCGGCACGGACGAGCATGGCCAGAAGATGCTGCAGACCGCCCAGCAGCAGGGCGTCTCGCCGCGTGAGCTGGCACAGCGTAACTCGGATGCGTTCCAACAGATGAACGATGAGTTGGGAATCAGCTACGACCGCTTTATTCGCACGACCGATCCCGATCACCTCGACGCCGCGCAAGAGATTTGGCGTCGCATGGAGGCGAACGGCGACATTTACCTCGACAAGTACGCCGGGTGGTATTCGGTGCGGGACGAGGCCTACTACGCCGAGGAGGACACCGAACTTCGCGAGGACGGCCTGCGCTACGCGACGGAAACGGACACTGAGGTGACCTGGACGGAAGAGGAGTCGTATTTCTTCCGCCTGTCCGCCTACCAAGATAAGTTGCTGGAGCACTACCGGAACCATCCGGATTTCGGGGCACCGCGCTCGCGATTCAACGAGGTCATCCGCTTCGTTGAGCGCGGCCTTCAAGACCTCTCCATCTCCCGCACCACCTTTGACTGGGGCGTGCCAGTCCCCGGCAACGATGCGCACGTCATGTATGTCTGGGTCGACGCGCTGACCAACTACCTCACGGGCGCCGGGTTCCCCGACACGGACGCGGCGAGCTTCACGAAGTACTGGCCCGCCGACGTCCACGTGATCGGCAAGGATATTTCCCGGTTCCACGCGATTTACTGGCCCGCGTTCCTGATGTCCGCCGGGCTGGAGCTGCCGGAGCGGGTGATGATCCACGGCTTCTTGCACAATAACGGCGTGAAGATGTCCAAGTCGTTGGGCAACGTCATCGCTCCAGCCGATTTCATCGGTCAATATGGCCTCGACACGATCAGGTACTTCTTCCTTCGCGAAGTGCCCTTTGGGGCGGACGGCTCCTACAGCCATGAGGCCATCGTCGGGCGAATGAACGCCGACCTGGCCAATAACCTCGGCAATCTCGCTCAGCGCTCCTTGTCCATGGTGAAGAAGAACTGCGGCGGGCAGGTGCCTGAACCGTCCGCGTTCTCCGCCGCCGATGAGCAGATCCTGCAGCAGGCCGAGGCGCTGCTTAAGGGCGTGCGGGACCGCTTCGAGAAGCAGGAATTCAGCCGGGCCTTGGAAGAGATCTGGGCCGTCCTCGGCGACGCCAACGCCTACTTTGCGGAGCAGGCCCCGTGGGTATTGCGCAAGACCGACGAGGAGCGCATGCGCACGGTGCTCTACGTGACGCTCGAGGTGGTCCGCAAAGTCGCGCTGTTGGTCCAGCCCGTGATGCCCGACGCCGCGAGCCAGCTGCTCGACGTCCTGGGCCAGCCCGACGGCGCGGCGCGCACCTTCGCCGCGTTCGGACAGCCGTTGACGGCAGGCAGCGAACTGCCCGCGCCGAGCCCGATTTTCCCCCGCTATGAGGAACCCGCCGAGTAG
- a CDS encoding 3-isopropylmalate dehydrogenase, which produces MSNRSIDLAVIPGDGIGPEVIAEAVKVLHRATEAADVSVNLTEYALGAEHWLASGEVLNDDTLASIRGHEAILFGAVGAAPGDTRIPSGLIERDLLLKLRFSLDHYVNLRPAKLFPGVPSPLAHPGEIDFVVVREGTEGPYVGNGGALRVGTAHEIATEVSVNTAHGVERVVRDAFARAAQRPRKKVTLVHKHNVLVHAGHLWRRTVEAVAAEFPDVSHDYMHVDAATIFMTTDPSRFDVIVTDNLFGDILTDLAGAVTGGIGLAASGNLNMDRTEPSMFEPVHGSAPDIAGQQKADPTAAILSVALLLEHLGMDDAAASVTRAVEEDITSRAELTDERGTSEIGDAIAGLVA; this is translated from the coding sequence ATGAGCAACCGCAGTATTGATCTTGCAGTCATCCCGGGAGACGGCATCGGGCCGGAGGTGATCGCCGAAGCGGTCAAGGTGTTGCACCGTGCCACTGAAGCCGCCGACGTCAGCGTCAACCTCACGGAATATGCCTTGGGCGCCGAGCATTGGCTGGCCTCCGGCGAGGTGCTGAACGACGACACGCTGGCTTCCATCCGCGGCCACGAGGCGATCCTGTTCGGAGCCGTCGGCGCAGCGCCGGGGGACACGCGAATTCCCTCGGGCTTGATCGAGCGAGACCTGCTGCTGAAATTGCGCTTCAGCTTGGACCACTACGTGAATCTGCGCCCCGCCAAACTGTTCCCGGGCGTCCCCAGCCCGCTAGCGCACCCCGGGGAGATCGACTTCGTGGTGGTGCGCGAGGGCACGGAAGGGCCGTACGTGGGCAACGGCGGAGCTTTGCGCGTCGGGACCGCGCACGAGATCGCCACGGAAGTCTCGGTCAACACCGCCCACGGCGTCGAACGCGTGGTGCGCGACGCGTTCGCCCGCGCCGCGCAGCGGCCGCGCAAGAAGGTCACGTTGGTGCACAAGCACAACGTCCTCGTGCATGCAGGGCACTTGTGGCGCCGAACCGTCGAGGCGGTCGCCGCGGAGTTCCCCGACGTGAGCCACGACTACATGCACGTGGACGCGGCCACCATCTTCATGACCACCGACCCGTCCCGCTTCGACGTGATCGTCACCGATAACCTCTTTGGGGATATCCTGACCGACCTTGCGGGGGCCGTGACCGGAGGAATCGGGCTGGCCGCCAGTGGCAATCTCAACATGGACCGGACCGAGCCCAGCATGTTTGAGCCCGTCCACGGCTCGGCTCCGGATATTGCCGGCCAGCAAAAGGCCGATCCAACGGCCGCCATCCTGTCGGTGGCTCTCCTGCTGGAGCACCTCGGAATGGACGACGCCGCCGCGTCCGTCACCCGAGCGGTGGAGGAGGACATTACGTCCCGCGCCGAGCTCACGGATGAGCGCGGCACCTCGGAAATCGGCGATGCGATCGCCGGGCTCGTAGCCTAA
- a CDS encoding LCP family protein produces the protein MHSPRLRTYCGLALTASLALSLAGCSGDSSHPEPPASTEGASATPTPTPQVPSVDTSGLSAELGELATQWYTGAFVPVGDRATAAAQARTTSSGHLTVDAATGTWNGQEVAVLTAGDDVTLAVSAAEGWTIVGGWWPSLGLNQPALGDGPRHLLFAGSDAREKEGEDITRARADALQVVGVDGMGGGAIVGIPRDLWVPMASGGNAKINAALVFDGPEGQQQAVENATGFELDGYVLTGFLGFQAIVEEAGGLPMDAPVPVKNVSAGEVLLNPVDALMYVRERKTLPGGDFDRSFHQGIALLGFGANALLEGPQALAGALSLVDPHVVTNVSAEDMLTFAAWLYRTDLTQVGHTVPDAPFGTSADGQSILVNDDGVQSVFDDFADGHLGE, from the coding sequence ATGCACTCACCCCGTCTACGCACCTACTGCGGCCTGGCTCTCACCGCCTCGCTGGCCCTCAGCCTGGCCGGGTGCTCCGGTGACAGCTCCCATCCCGAGCCGCCGGCCTCGACGGAGGGTGCGTCGGCCACACCGACGCCCACGCCACAGGTCCCATCGGTGGACACGAGCGGCCTGAGCGCCGAACTCGGCGAGCTGGCGACTCAGTGGTACACGGGCGCCTTCGTCCCCGTCGGCGACCGTGCCACCGCCGCCGCGCAGGCCCGGACGACGTCGTCCGGACACCTCACCGTGGACGCCGCCACCGGCACGTGGAACGGCCAGGAGGTGGCCGTCCTCACGGCCGGCGATGACGTGACCCTCGCCGTCTCCGCCGCCGAGGGCTGGACCATCGTCGGCGGGTGGTGGCCCAGCTTAGGCCTCAATCAGCCCGCCCTCGGGGACGGGCCGCGCCACCTCCTGTTCGCGGGCTCGGACGCGCGGGAGAAGGAAGGTGAAGACATCACGCGTGCTCGCGCCGATGCCTTGCAGGTCGTCGGGGTCGACGGCATGGGCGGCGGCGCCATCGTCGGCATCCCGCGGGACTTGTGGGTGCCGATGGCGAGCGGTGGCAACGCCAAGATCAACGCCGCACTCGTCTTTGACGGTCCCGAAGGGCAGCAACAGGCCGTAGAGAACGCCACGGGGTTCGAGCTGGACGGATACGTGCTCACCGGTTTTCTGGGTTTTCAGGCGATCGTCGAGGAGGCGGGCGGCCTCCCCATGGACGCACCCGTCCCCGTCAAGAATGTCTCTGCGGGCGAGGTGCTCCTGAACCCCGTGGACGCGTTGATGTACGTGCGAGAACGTAAGACGCTGCCGGGCGGAGACTTCGATCGCAGTTTCCATCAGGGCATCGCCCTGCTCGGCTTCGGCGCGAACGCCCTCCTCGAAGGTCCCCAGGCGCTCGCCGGAGCCCTGTCACTCGTCGACCCGCACGTGGTAACGAACGTTTCAGCCGAGGACATGCTCACCTTCGCCGCATGGCTTTACCGCACCGACCTGACGCAGGTGGGCCATACGGTCCCGGATGCACCTTTTGGCACGAGCGCGGACGGGCAATCCATTCTGGTGAACGACGACGGCGTCCAGTCCGTCTTTGACGACTTTGCGGACGGTCATTTGGGCGAGTGA